The following DNA comes from Camelina sativa cultivar DH55 chromosome 14, Cs, whole genome shotgun sequence.
GCTAAGCCGAATTTGAGGTTTCCATTGTATTCCTTGTTCTATTCAGGCAATTAGTAGTTCGagttctttgttttgcttgtcaTTTTGAAACATTGAGTTTTGGCTTTGTTTAGTAGCGATTGAGAACTTATTCGTGTAGCATGTTCTCATTTTGTTTGCAACAATGTCATAATCTCTTACTGTATAGCacatgaatattattttttcctgAGTTATAGTTGATCATTACTTCTGTAAAAGCATGTATCAGTTGGTGAATGTATTAGcaaattttgagttttcatgCCTTACTTTGTAAAAGACAAAACTGTGAAATCTGATTTTATTGAAGAGAGCTTCATAAGTTGTGTTTTCctcttcatttattttttcttgggTCTTAAAGACAAACTCATCtgtctgttttcttctttcctttttttccttccaaaTGCAGCTTTTGGCTGTTGCAAGAAAAGATGGCAATGTAAGTTTTTCGTACTTTAAGCTATGTGTATTTGTGTAATATATTTCTATCCATAACCTAGCTAACATTTATCCTatcgttttgttcttttctgtcCTTTTCCATAGGTTGAGATTCTTAATCCTTGTAATGGTGATCTTCATTTTGCATACTCTGTATATGGTGATGATGGTTGTTCCCCTGAGGATAACGAAATTTCTGCCCTGCACTTATTCAGAAAAAAGATAGATGATCAAGCAGAAAGGTATATATACCTGAACACTGAAACAGTTTCTTCGAAATTTCCAgtgaattatgttttgtatgttgtGTTGCCATTGACGTTCTCAACAAAACTTAATGTTATTAGATCTTGCACATTGCTTACATGCACAAAAAAGGGAGATGTGAGCCTCAGATCAGTTAAATTTCCAGATGCACATAGTGATTCCACGGATGATTCTTCTCCTAAAACTTGGAAAGCATGTGGTTCTGGTGAAATATTGGTTGGTAAAGTGGATGGGAGCGAAAACTTCAGCGTATTTGGAGGGTTAGTAGTTAAAAAATGAATCGATTTGCTTATATCTGTGGATCATCTCGTTTTATATCTCAGTTTTGGTTGTTACTATATTGAAATGAATGTCTGATACAGGAGACGGGTTGAGGCCACTATATGGGATCTTGAACAATGTACTAAGATCTGGAGCGCCAAATCCGTGAGTTGCTTCCTCGTCTTCATGTCATTCACAACCTCTCAGTTTCTTTGATGAACTAACTAAGCCTTTACCGTCTCATCTCTGTTTGGTGCAGCCTCCTAAGGACAATCTCGGAATCTTCACACCCACCTGGTTCACTAGTGCTACGTTCTTGAGCAAGGATGATCACCGTAAATTTGTCACGGGCACCAAGTCTCACCAGGTTAAAACCTCTAGTTTCTTTTCTTACTGTATCTTGTCCTGATCACTCACATTTTAGTCTTGTCCTGATCACTAACATTTTACTTGTGCTGGAGACAGGTTCGTCTTTATGACATTTCTACTCAGCGTAGACCGGTCCTGTCCTTTGATTTCCGTGAGACCGCAATTACATCAATCGCGGAAGACCCAGACGGTCATACTATCTATGTCGGGAATGCTTCTGCTGACCTTGCTTCCTTTGATATACGAACAGGTTCATTGATTGTCTCTACTTATGTATTATAAACTAACATTGTATACTGaatcaaacaaataatcaaTCGTCTCTGTTGCAGGAAAGCTGTTGGGAAGCTTTTTAGGAAAATGCTCTGGAAGCATAAGATCTGTGGTTAGACATCCACAGCATCAAGTGATAGCTTCTTGTGGTATGATTCATTGTCACAACTTCACCTCCATATGCCGTTACAACAGTCTCATGTGTGTTGTTTTATTAGATTGTTCAACAGTCTCATGTCTGTGTTTTTATTGATTTGCTCAGGGTTGGACCGATATTTACGTGTTTATGACGTGAAGACACGCCAACTCATTTCTGCGGTATGCTCATCGACATACAACTAGTATTTTTTGGTCAAGTAGGGTGTTGCTTATCTATCATTGTTTTATTGTAGGTTTTCTTGAAGCAGCATCTTACAGGTCTTGTGTTCGACTCGGGCTTTACTGGAGAAGGTTTGTTTTCTATTGCCGTTGACAAATCAGAACTATTTCTGTTTTCCTCCGTTAGTATGTTTGTAAGATGATTGGTTAATATGGCTGAAGCAGAGACAGCTGTAGCAAACACGGTTGCTGAGGCTGAAACAGAGGAGATCATGGAACAGGAAGACGATGAAACAGAGAAGGTTCCTGTGAAACGGAAGAAGTCAAAGAAAGAGAAACGCAGTAGAGAAATAGACTTTGAGGATAAAGACGAtgaggagaatgaagatggGACTGAGAAGGCTCCTGTCAAAACAAAGAAGTCAAGGAAAGAGAAACGCAGTAGAGAAAATGTCCCTGAGGCTGAAGAGAAAGACGAGCTAAGAAGCAAGAAGTCACGAGAGCACAAGAAGATAACCAAGAAAGTGAAACACAATCAGGAGgaatactaggttttgaagaCATTGTTAACTTTGCTCTGATCTGAGTAACAGTTTTGAACAAAACATTCATGCAAGAAAGTAAAAGAGTTCGTGTGTTTTTCCTTATTTCTATAAAGACTAGTTTTGAACGAAACCTCTTCTTAAGGTCTAAAATCGTTGGGAGAGCTACAATGTTCAttaaaagactaaaaaacacattttaaacAACAATCCTGCATCATTCAACTCATTGTTAGAAAGAGGGCGAAACCAAATATTAACCATGTCTCTCTTTTCTAATGTCAACATTGCTGCAACTTCCTGGATTTTCATACTGTCGCAAAATTTGTCGGGATCTGTTCAAGCCGGAAGCTTAAGTTTGGTGTTGGTTTTCCAGCTAAAACGAAATAGAAAGGGATCCAAAGTGTCAGTAACATGATCAGTATCAGTTATGTAAAAGGTTTAAGTTCAGACTGGTGGGGCTACATTACCttatgtagtagtagtagaagaaatCAGCGTAGAGAGCTGTTTGGACAAGC
Coding sequences within:
- the LOC104741525 gene encoding WD repeat-containing protein 74 isoform X2 — protein: MPRIIPPENLGCPPIRALTFDSLGLIKVTEARGKERGTPTVVNTWGEMNASRTVLAASIDDRLRNPLLAVARKDGNVEILNPCNGDLHFAYSVYGDDGCSPEDNEISALHLFRKKIDDQAERSCTLLTCTKKGDVSLRSVKFPDAHSDSTDDSSPKTWKACGSGEILVGKVDGSENFSVFGGRRVEATIWDLEQCTKIWSAKSPPKDNLGIFTPTWFTSATFLSKDDHRKFVTGTKSHQVRLYDISTQRRPVLSFDFRETAITSIAEDPDGHTIYVGNASADLASFDIRTGKLLGSFLGKCSGSIRSVVRHPQHQVIASCGLDRYLRVYDVKTRQLISAVFLKQHLTGLVFDSGFTGEETAVANTVAEAETEEIMEQEDDETEKVPVKRKKSKKEKRSREIDFEDKDDEENEDGTEKAPVKTKKSRKEKRSRENVPEAEEKDELRSKKSREHKKITKKVKHNQEEY
- the LOC104741525 gene encoding WD repeat-containing protein 74 isoform X1 is translated as MPRIIPPENLGCPPIRALTFDSLGLIKVTEARGKERGTPTVVNTWGEMNASRTVLAASIDDRLRNPLLAVARKDGNVEILNPCNGDLHFAYSVYGDDGCSPEDNEISALHLFRKKIDDQAERSCTLLTCTKKGDVSLRSVKFPDAHSDSTDDSSPKTWKACGSGEILVGKVDGSENFSVFGGRRVEATIWDLEQCTKIWSAKSPPKDNLGIFTPTWFTSATFLSKDDHRKFVTGTKSHQVRLYDISTQRRPVLSFDFRETAITSIAEDPDGHTIYVGNASADLASFDIRTGKLLGSFLGKCSGSIRSVVRHPQHQVIASCGLDRYLRVYDVKTRQLISAVFLKQHLTGLVFDSGFTGEAETAVANTVAEAETEEIMEQEDDETEKVPVKRKKSKKEKRSREIDFEDKDDEENEDGTEKAPVKTKKSRKEKRSRENVPEAEEKDELRSKKSREHKKITKKVKHNQEEY